In the genome of Streptomyces sp. NBC_00190, one region contains:
- a CDS encoding transposase, which produces MKHYPAECKADAVALYRSRPGVTIKSVAGDLGVNTETLRNWIRAADGRGPGAHSAPPAAAQADGAGVELAAARKRIRELEEERDILRKAARYFAGETRW; this is translated from the coding sequence ATGAAGCATTACCCCGCCGAGTGCAAGGCGGACGCGGTCGCGTTGTACCGGTCGCGTCCGGGAGTGACGATCAAGTCGGTCGCTGGTGATCTCGGGGTGAACACCGAGACGCTGCGGAACTGGATCCGGGCCGCCGACGGCCGCGGCCCCGGTGCCCACTCCGCGCCTCCGGCCGCTGCGCAGGCTGATGGTGCCGGCGTGGAGCTGGCCGCGGCGCGGAAGAGGATCCGTGAGCTGGAGGAAGAGCGCGACATCCTCCGCAAGGCGGCCCGGTATTTCGCCGGGGAGACGCGCTGGTGA